The proteins below are encoded in one region of Nakamurella flava:
- a CDS encoding transglutaminase family protein: MTAPTTPEIWRLLIVHRTVLTYPDTVTTSYNEVRMQPIDEPGQAVLSSRLELEPFEGVLSYQDYFGTRVSAFDIHRPHRHLSVTSTTTVETFAQSSGIWSPAPAPSASGWSDPAPPADPLGWDELAGSGCADRFEEFLTSTPLTQLDDELVGIATEMQASATSPAAAAAAVTDWVHRTLKYEGGSTGVHTSAAEAYHARRGVCQDISHLAIGLLRHMGIPTRYVSGYLHPDPAAPIGKQVTGESHAWIEWWNGTWNAFDPTNLSAPSQAHVVVGRGRDYRDVAPVKGVYAGPDATGNEVSVRVTRLR; the protein is encoded by the coding sequence ATGACCGCGCCGACCACCCCGGAGATCTGGCGACTGCTGATCGTCCACCGGACGGTGCTGACCTACCCGGACACGGTGACGACCTCGTACAACGAGGTGCGCATGCAGCCCATTGACGAGCCGGGGCAGGCGGTGCTGTCCAGCCGGCTCGAGCTCGAGCCCTTCGAGGGCGTCCTGTCCTACCAGGACTACTTCGGCACCCGGGTTTCGGCGTTCGACATCCACCGGCCGCATCGCCATCTGTCGGTGACCTCGACCACCACCGTCGAGACGTTCGCGCAGAGCAGCGGGATCTGGTCCCCCGCCCCCGCCCCGTCGGCGTCGGGGTGGAGCGACCCGGCCCCACCGGCCGACCCGCTCGGCTGGGACGAGCTGGCCGGGTCCGGCTGCGCCGACCGGTTCGAGGAGTTCCTGACCTCCACGCCGCTCACCCAGCTGGACGACGAACTCGTCGGTATCGCGACGGAAATGCAGGCCAGCGCAACCTCTCCGGCTGCCGCGGCCGCCGCGGTGACCGACTGGGTGCACCGCACCCTGAAGTACGAGGGCGGCAGCACCGGCGTGCACACCTCCGCCGCCGAGGCCTACCACGCGCGGCGCGGCGTCTGCCAGGACATCTCGCACCTGGCCATCGGCCTGCTCCGCCACATGGGCATCCCCACCCGGTACGTGTCCGGCTACCTGCACCCCGATCCGGCCGCCCCGATCGGCAAGCAGGTCACCGGCGAGTCGCACGCCTGGATCGAGTGGTGGAACGGCACCTGGAACGCCTTCGACCCCACGAATCTGTCGGCGCCGAGCCAGGCCCACGTCGTCGTCGGGCGGGGCCGCGACTACCGCGATGTCGCCCCGGTCAAGGGCGTCTACGCCGGGCCGGACGCGACCGGGAACGAGGTCTCGGTTCGGGTCACCCGACTGAGGTAG
- a CDS encoding AMP-dependent synthetase/ligase produces the protein MTAPGTGASSGLLSEQSPSFGHLFLARVAATPDRPAYQYLRGGDWETITYAQTRDRVTRLAAGLIDLGVQAQDRVAIASATRIEWILADLAVVCAGAATTSIYPTTTAEDVAYILGDSGSVVAIVENAEQLDKIRRADLPALRAVVLFDADGVPLTEGDPGDGLRLLSLDQLSALGAARLTRETDLIERRLDGIDGESLATLIYTSGTTGRPKGVRLVHANWMYEGRAVAALHILSENDVQYLWLPLSHVLGKVLTALQLELGFSTAVDGDLTKIVENLAVVRPTFMGGAPRIFEKVRAKVTLTAQGHGGPKAKIFDWAIGVGVRAVRLRQQGRSPGPLHKAQLALADKLVYGTIRERLGGRIRFFVSGSAPLAADVAEWFDAVGMRILEGYGLTETSGPVSVNLPKDTRIGTVGPPLPGTEFGIAEDGEILVRGGSVMRGYHGNDEATAEVLTEDGWFHTGDIGELLDGYLRVTDRKKDLIKTSGGKYVAPQKIEVLFKADFPYASQIVVHGDGRKFVSAIITLDPEMITDWAGQNGLGDRSHAELADEPAVQKLVQDAVDQLNGKLERWETVKKFIVLDRDLQIEDGEMTPSMKVRRRAVEAKFASDLDKLYQD, from the coding sequence ATGACCGCACCCGGGACGGGCGCCAGCAGCGGCCTGCTCAGCGAGCAGTCGCCCTCGTTCGGACACCTCTTCCTGGCCCGGGTGGCGGCGACGCCGGACCGGCCCGCCTACCAGTACCTGCGGGGCGGCGACTGGGAGACGATCACCTACGCGCAGACCCGGGACCGGGTCACCCGCCTGGCCGCCGGGCTGATCGATCTCGGCGTGCAGGCCCAGGACCGGGTGGCCATCGCCTCGGCGACGCGCATCGAATGGATCCTGGCCGACCTCGCCGTGGTGTGCGCCGGGGCGGCGACCACGTCCATCTATCCGACGACGACGGCCGAGGACGTCGCGTACATCCTCGGCGATTCGGGTTCGGTAGTGGCGATCGTCGAGAACGCCGAGCAACTCGACAAGATCCGTCGGGCCGACCTGCCCGCGCTCCGAGCCGTCGTGCTCTTCGACGCCGACGGCGTACCGCTCACCGAAGGCGATCCGGGCGACGGTCTGCGACTGCTGTCGCTGGACCAGCTCTCCGCACTCGGCGCCGCCCGCCTGACCCGCGAGACCGACCTCATCGAGCGTCGCCTCGACGGCATCGACGGCGAGTCGCTGGCCACCCTGATCTACACCTCCGGCACGACCGGCCGCCCCAAGGGCGTGCGCCTGGTGCACGCCAACTGGATGTACGAGGGCCGCGCCGTCGCCGCCCTGCACATCCTGTCCGAGAACGACGTCCAGTACCTGTGGCTGCCGCTGTCCCACGTGCTGGGCAAGGTGCTCACCGCCCTGCAACTCGAACTCGGGTTCTCCACCGCGGTCGACGGCGACCTCACCAAGATCGTCGAGAACCTGGCCGTCGTCCGGCCGACGTTCATGGGTGGCGCCCCTCGCATCTTCGAGAAGGTCAGGGCCAAGGTCACTCTCACCGCCCAGGGGCACGGCGGCCCGAAGGCGAAGATCTTCGACTGGGCGATCGGCGTCGGCGTCCGGGCCGTCCGCCTGCGCCAGCAGGGCCGCTCCCCCGGCCCGTTGCACAAGGCCCAGCTGGCGCTGGCCGACAAGCTGGTCTACGGCACCATCCGGGAACGCCTCGGCGGGCGGATCCGCTTCTTCGTCTCCGGTTCGGCCCCGTTGGCCGCCGACGTCGCCGAGTGGTTCGACGCCGTCGGCATGCGCATCCTCGAGGGCTACGGCCTGACCGAGACCAGCGGTCCGGTGTCGGTCAACCTGCCCAAGGACACCCGCATCGGCACGGTCGGGCCGCCGCTGCCCGGCACCGAGTTCGGCATCGCCGAGGACGGCGAGATCCTCGTCCGCGGCGGCAGTGTCATGCGCGGCTACCACGGCAACGACGAGGCCACGGCCGAGGTGCTGACCGAGGACGGCTGGTTCCACACCGGTGACATCGGTGAACTGCTCGACGGCTACCTGCGGGTCACCGACCGCAAGAAGGACCTCATCAAGACTTCGGGTGGCAAGTACGTCGCCCCCCAGAAGATCGAAGTGCTGTTCAAGGCCGACTTCCCCTACGCCAGTCAGATCGTGGTGCACGGGGACGGTCGCAAATTCGTCTCCGCGATCATCACCCTCGACCCGGAGATGATCACCGACTGGGCCGGCCAGAACGGGTTGGGCGACAGATCCCACGCGGAGCTGGCGGACGAGCCGGCCGTGCAGAAGCTGGTGCAGGACGCGGTGGACCAGCTCAACGGCAAGCTGGAGCGGTGGGAGACGGTGAAGAAGTTCATCGTCCTCGACCGGGATCTGCAGATCGAGGACGGCGAGATGACCCCCTCGATGAAGGTGCGCCGGCGGGCCGTGGAGGCGAAGTTCGCCTCCGACCTGGACAAGCTCTACCAGGATTGA